In the genome of Dyadobacter fermentans DSM 18053, the window ATTCGGTTACGGCCTGGGCGGCGGCTTGCTCATTTCCATTGTCGGCCTTATTCACGGCCACGGCGTCCACCATTTCCATAATGCCCTTTTTGATGCCCTGTAATTCGTCGCCCGCGCCTGCGAGCATGAGGAGCAGGAAAAAGTCGGTCATGCCTTTCACGAGCGTTTCCGACTGGCCTACACCCACCGTTTCGACCAATATGATGTCGTAACCCGCCGCCTCGCAGAGCAGGATCGCCTCGCGCGTGTGCCGCGCCACGCCTCCGAGCGAGAGGTTGGTCGCCGAAGGCCGGATGTAGGCGTCGGGGTTGCGCGCAAGCCGTTCCATGCGCGTTTTATCCCCCAAAATACTCCCGCCCGATTGCTTGCTGCTGGGGTCCACCGCCAGCACGGCCACACGCTTGCTCAGCGACGTGAGATAGGTGCCGAATGCCTCGATGAATGTGCTTTTTCCCACACCGGGCACGCCGGTCACGCCAATGCGGATGGAGTTGCCGGTGTGTGGCAGGATTTTTTGGAGAACCTGGCCCGCCAATGCACGGTCGGCGGGAAGGCTGCTTTCCATGATGGTGATGGCGCGACTAAGCATGGCCCGGTCTCCTGCGAGCACACCTTTGGTATATGTTTCAACAGAGAGTCGCTGGCGCATGGGAAGGTGATTTTTGCGTTGGCAGACGAACGGCGTCGTCTGTCGCTAAAATGAAAGTTTTTGATTTAAAACAGGTGAAAAGGTGTATATTGCTCGTTTACAACCCAATATTTTCAATTTTTAATCATTATAATGAAAATTTCAGTATTTCGTCTGGGCGTCATTGCAATGAGCTGCCTGGGCTTCTTCAACAACACTATTGCACAGGAGGCGGAGAAGGTGAAATATGATCACCATGTCCTTTTTCATCCCCTGTTTAATTTCCAGCCGGGCAACGAATACCGGACGGGAAGCGGTGCTCCGGGGCCAAAGTACTGGCAAAACCGGGCCGATTACAAGATTAACGTTACGCTCGAAGAGGAAAAAGGCACTGTGAGCGGGGAGGTGGAGCTTACCTATAAAAACAATAGTCCCGAAAACCTGGAATTTATCTGGCTGCAACTCGACCAGAATGCATTCGGAAGCCATTCGAGAGGTGCGCAGACGACGCCGGTAACGGGCGGCCGTTTTGGCAACGCAGGTTTCGATGGAGGCGATTCCATTAAATCGGTAAGCGTGCAGCAAGGCAAAGGCTCGTTCGTGGATGCGGAATACAAAATCACCGACACCCGCATGCAGATCCGCCTCAAAACACCCATGAAAGGTAATGGCGATGTGATCAAAATCAAGCTGGCCTATTCATTCAAAATCCCCGAATACGGCTCCGACCGCATGGGAACGCTCGAAACCAAGAATGGTATCGTGTACGAAATGGCCCAATGGTATCCGCGCGTGGCTGTTTTCGACGACATCGAAGGCTGGAACCTGCTGCCCTACCTCGGCGCCGGCGAGTTTTACCTCGAATATGGCGATTTTGAATACAATGTAACTGTTCCCTGGGACCATATCGTGGTAGGTT includes:
- the meaB gene encoding methylmalonyl Co-A mutase-associated GTPase MeaB, with translation MRQRLSVETYTKGVLAGDRAMLSRAITIMESSLPADRALAGQVLQKILPHTGNSIRIGVTGVPGVGKSTFIEAFGTYLTSLSKRVAVLAVDPSSKQSGGSILGDKTRMERLARNPDAYIRPSATNLSLGGVARHTREAILLCEAAGYDIILVETVGVGQSETLVKGMTDFFLLLMLAGAGDELQGIKKGIMEMVDAVAVNKADNGNEQAAAQAVTEYRKAIHLLPETPSKVPVRVVACSALEATGLEPIWTLISGYHAQTSASGYLLANRRAQRVDWLREQIRYSLEELFYENELVKTHIPSADEAVQNGEKLPGQAAADLIALFLRTGSGDGQIFR